Proteins from a genomic interval of Pseudomonas versuta:
- the tolR gene encoding protein TolR: MLARPQRKHGPKAEMNVVPYIDVMLVLLVIFMVTAPMLTQGVNIELPKVASEALVSDSQQKILTLSVKAEGGYFWNLGNELDTKNQTDSALSLEELQAKVGQVVAQNADTQVYIRADNEAGYGSVVKAMAALQQGGVTHLGLVTEAPQ, translated from the coding sequence ATGCTTGCTCGACCACAGCGCAAACACGGGCCCAAGGCCGAAATGAACGTGGTGCCTTACATCGATGTGATGCTGGTGCTACTGGTGATCTTTATGGTGACCGCGCCGATGCTGACCCAGGGGGTGAACATTGAGTTGCCCAAGGTGGCCAGTGAAGCACTGGTCAGTGACAGTCAGCAAAAAATCCTCACGCTGTCGGTAAAAGCCGAGGGGGGCTATTTCTGGAATCTGGGCAACGAACTGGACACAAAAAACCAGACCGACAGCGCGCTCAGCCTGGAAGAGTTGCAAGCCAAGGTCGGCCAGGTAGTCGCGCAGAACGCCGACACCCAGGTGTATATCCGTGCGGACAATGAAGCCGGTTACGGCAGCGTGGTCAAGGCCATGGCTGCGTTGCAGCAAGGTGGCGTGACCCACCTGGGGTTGGTGACCGAGGCCCCGCAATGA
- the tolQ gene encoding protein TolQ yields MQATMEHMTIWGLINDASLLVKGVMLILLAASVLSWFLIVRRSAILRRSERDMDSFARQLRAPGELSALYRESREAGHADAGAEQVFSAAYNEYAQLRQQPGVDAEGVMQGIERALYVAISEQEIRLEKGLQFLATVGSVSPYIGLFGTVWGIMNSFIGLSQVQQATLSTVAPGIAEALIATAIGLFAAIPAVIAYNRFSARGQTLLTRYYSLGNEVQMRLYRSLHAGSRTMAAVA; encoded by the coding sequence ATGCAAGCAACCATGGAACACATGACCATTTGGGGCCTGATCAACGACGCCAGTCTGCTGGTCAAGGGCGTGATGCTGATTCTGCTGGCGGCGTCGGTGCTGAGCTGGTTCCTGATCGTGCGGCGCAGTGCCATTCTGCGTCGCAGTGAGCGCGACATGGACAGTTTTGCCCGGCAGTTACGGGCGCCGGGGGAGTTGAGCGCGCTGTACCGCGAGAGCCGTGAGGCGGGCCATGCCGATGCCGGTGCCGAGCAAGTCTTTTCTGCGGCGTACAACGAGTACGCCCAGCTCAGGCAGCAGCCCGGGGTGGACGCCGAAGGGGTGATGCAAGGGATAGAGCGGGCACTGTATGTGGCGATCAGCGAACAGGAAATCCGTCTGGAGAAGGGTCTGCAATTTTTGGCAACGGTGGGTTCGGTGAGCCCGTATATCGGACTGTTCGGTACGGTCTGGGGGATCATGAACTCCTTTATCGGCCTGTCCCAGGTGCAACAGGCGACGCTGTCGACCGTGGCTCCCGGCATTGCCGAAGCCTTGATTGCTACCGCCATCGGCCTGTTTGCGGCGATTCCGGCGGTGATTGCCTATAACCGCTTTTCGGCCCGTGGCCAGACCTTGCTGACCCGCTATTACAGCCTGGGCAACGAAGTGCAGATGCGCTTGTACCGCAGCTTGCATGCCGGTTCACGGACCATGGCTGCAGTCGCTTAA
- a CDS encoding K+/H+ antiporter subunit F → MSALLSNAILTSLFLFSLAMVLTVIRLFKGPSAQDRVLALDYLYILAMLVMLVLGIRYASDTYFEGALLIALFGFVGSFALAKFLLRGEVIE, encoded by the coding sequence ATGAGTGCCCTGCTCTCCAATGCCATCCTGACCAGCCTGTTTCTGTTCAGCCTGGCGATGGTCCTGACCGTGATCCGGCTGTTCAAGGGCCCATCGGCCCAGGACCGGGTTCTGGCGCTGGACTACCTGTATATCCTCGCCATGCTGGTGATGCTGGTGCTGGGTATCCGCTACGCCAGTGACACTTACTTTGAAGGCGCGCTGCTGATTGCCCTGTTCGGCTTTGTAGGCTCTTTTGCACTGGCCAAATTCTTGCTGCGTGGCGAGGTGATCGAATGA
- a CDS encoding Na+/H+ antiporter subunit C, with protein sequence MEEVIAIAIGVLAASGTWLVLRPRTFQVVMGLCLLSYGVNLFIFSMGSLFIGKEPVIKDGVPQDLLNYTDPLPQALVLTAIVISFAMTALFLVVLLASRGLTGTDHVDGREPKE encoded by the coding sequence ATGGAAGAAGTCATCGCTATCGCAATCGGCGTGCTCGCCGCGTCCGGAACCTGGCTGGTACTGCGCCCGCGAACCTTTCAGGTGGTCATGGGCCTGTGCCTGCTGTCTTACGGGGTCAACCTGTTCATCTTCAGCATGGGCAGCCTGTTTATCGGCAAGGAGCCGGTGATCAAGGACGGCGTGCCCCAAGACCTGCTCAACTACACAGACCCGCTGCCCCAGGCATTGGTACTGACCGCAATCGTCATCAGTTTTGCCATGACCGCGCTGTTTCTGGTGGTCTTGCTGGCCTCTCGGGGCCTGACCGGTACCGACCACGTCGATGGCCGGGAGCCTAAAGAATGA
- a CDS encoding Na+/H+ antiporter subunit E, which translates to MKRLFPAPWLSLALWLLWLVLNLSLSAGNLLLGAVLGFLAPLMFAPLRPLPIRIHRPGVIIKLFFMVGRDVLASNIAVARGVLRAGKNPPRSRFVKIPLDLRDANGLAALSMITTVVPGTIWSELALDRSVLLLHVFDLDDEAQFIEHFKTAYERPLMEIFE; encoded by the coding sequence ATGAAGCGTCTGTTCCCGGCTCCCTGGCTGTCGCTTGCGCTTTGGCTGCTGTGGCTGGTGCTCAACCTGTCATTGAGCGCCGGCAATCTGTTGCTCGGTGCCGTGCTGGGCTTCTTGGCACCGCTGATGTTCGCGCCCCTGCGTCCGCTGCCGATCCGTATCCACCGTCCCGGCGTGATCATCAAGCTGTTCTTTATGGTGGGTCGTGATGTGCTGGCCTCCAATATTGCAGTGGCCCGCGGCGTGCTCAGAGCGGGCAAAAACCCGCCGCGCTCGCGCTTCGTCAAGATCCCCCTGGACTTGCGCGATGCCAACGGCCTGGCGGCTTTGTCGATGATTACCACCGTGGTGCCCGGCACCATCTGGTCGGAACTGGCATTGGACCGCAGCGTGCTGCTGTTGCATGTGTTCGACCTGGATGACGAAGCGCAGTTTATCGAGCACTTCAAAACTGCCTACGAACGCCCCCTGATGGAGATCTTTGAATGA
- a CDS encoding monovalent cation/H+ antiporter subunit A, translating into MSLIVLLLLPFIGSCLAAVLPHNARNSASLLAGLIALIGTIQVALLYPQIAHGGVIREEFMWLPSLGLNFVLRLDGFAWLFSILVLGIGTLVSLYARYYMSPEDPVPRFFAFFLAFMGAMLGLVVSGNLIQIVFFWELTSLFSFLLIGYWHHRSDARRGAYMALMVTGAGGLCLLAGVMLLGHVVGSYDLDAVLAAGDKIRAHSLYPVLLPLILIGALSKSAQFPFHFWLPHAMAAPTPVSAYLHSATMVKAGVFLLARLWPSLSGSEEWFWIVSGAGACTLVLGAYCAMFQNDLKGLLAYSTISHLGLITLLLGLNSPLAAVAAVFHILNHATFKASLFMAAGIIDHESGTRDIRKLSGLFKLMPYTATLAMVASASMAGVPLLNGFLSKEMFFAETVFINSTAWVEIALPVIATIAGTFSVAYALRFTVDVFFGPPPTDLPLTPHEPPRWMRAPVELLVFTCLMVGIFPAQTVGPLLAAAAQPVVGGELPEYSLAIWHGLNAPMIMSLIAMSCGILLYVVLRKQLKLGRYPLPPLITYFNGKRFFERCLVVIMRWARRIERRISSHRLQTQLFLLILAAVIAGLIPMLYSGLSWGDRPKIPGSIVFVTLWLLAIACALGAAWQAKYHRLAALTMVSVCGLMTCVTFVWFSAPDLALTQLVVEVVTTVLILLGLRWLPRRIEEVSPLPGTLRKAQIRRLRDLLLSAAVGGGMALLSYAMLTRQTPNDTSSFYLSRALPDGGGSNVVNVMLVDFRGFDTLGEITVLAAVALTVFALLRRFRPPKESMQLPSQQRLLAKDVMTDLVNPRSASDTALGFMMVPAVLVRLLLPIAFVVSMYLFMRGHNQPGGGFVAGLVMSVAFILQYMVAGTQWVEAQMSLRPLRWMGTGLLCATLTGLGAIPLGYPFLTTHTAHFSLPLLGDIHVASALFFDIGVYAVVVGATLLILTALAHQSVRAHRPSNQSASQPATQPKTGAA; encoded by the coding sequence ATGTCCCTGATAGTTCTACTGCTTCTGCCATTTATCGGCAGCTGTCTGGCGGCTGTTTTGCCGCACAACGCACGTAACAGTGCATCACTGTTGGCCGGTCTGATTGCTCTGATCGGTACCATTCAAGTAGCCCTGCTCTACCCGCAAATTGCCCATGGCGGAGTGATTCGCGAAGAGTTCATGTGGCTGCCCAGTCTCGGCTTGAATTTCGTCCTGCGGCTGGACGGTTTCGCCTGGCTGTTCTCGATTCTGGTGCTTGGCATCGGCACGCTGGTGTCGCTGTACGCCCGTTATTACATGTCACCCGAAGATCCGGTACCGCGCTTCTTTGCCTTTTTCCTGGCGTTCATGGGCGCGATGCTCGGCCTGGTGGTGTCCGGCAACCTGATCCAGATCGTATTTTTCTGGGAGCTGACCAGCCTCTTCTCTTTTCTGCTGATTGGATATTGGCACCACCGTTCTGATGCCCGACGCGGCGCTTATATGGCGCTGATGGTTACAGGCGCGGGCGGATTGTGCTTGCTGGCGGGGGTCATGCTGCTTGGCCATGTCGTCGGCAGCTATGATCTGGATGCAGTGCTAGCTGCCGGCGACAAGATTCGCGCACACAGCCTGTATCCAGTTCTGCTCCCGCTTATCCTGATCGGCGCGCTGAGTAAAAGTGCGCAATTCCCGTTTCACTTCTGGCTGCCCCACGCGATGGCAGCACCCACCCCCGTCTCGGCTTATCTACACTCGGCGACCATGGTCAAGGCCGGGGTGTTCCTGCTGGCCCGCCTCTGGCCCTCCCTGTCGGGCAGCGAAGAATGGTTCTGGATTGTCAGCGGCGCCGGAGCCTGCACGCTGGTGCTGGGCGCTTACTGCGCGATGTTTCAAAACGACCTCAAAGGCTTGCTGGCCTATTCAACCATCAGTCATCTTGGCCTGATTACCCTGCTGCTGGGCCTCAACAGCCCGTTGGCAGCGGTCGCCGCAGTGTTCCACATCCTTAACCATGCAACGTTCAAGGCCTCGCTGTTCATGGCGGCAGGCATCATCGACCACGAGAGTGGCACGCGCGATATTCGCAAGCTCAGCGGCCTGTTCAAGCTCATGCCCTACACCGCTACCCTGGCCATGGTGGCCAGTGCCTCGATGGCCGGTGTACCGCTGCTCAACGGATTTCTGTCCAAAGAGATGTTCTTCGCCGAAACCGTGTTCATCAACTCCACGGCCTGGGTTGAGATTGCCCTGCCCGTCATCGCTACCATCGCCGGCACGTTCAGCGTGGCCTACGCGTTGCGCTTTACCGTAGACGTGTTTTTCGGTCCGCCTCCCACCGACTTGCCCCTGACTCCGCACGAGCCTCCTCGCTGGATGCGGGCTCCGGTCGAGCTGCTGGTGTTCACCTGCCTGATGGTCGGGATCTTCCCGGCACAAACCGTCGGCCCGTTGCTTGCGGCTGCAGCGCAACCAGTAGTCGGCGGCGAACTGCCCGAATACAGCCTGGCGATCTGGCACGGTCTGAATGCACCGATGATCATGAGCCTGATCGCAATGTCCTGCGGCATCCTGCTGTATGTGGTGCTGCGTAAACAGCTCAAACTCGGGCGTTATCCGCTGCCGCCCCTGATCACATATTTCAATGGCAAGCGTTTCTTCGAGCGCTGCCTGGTGGTGATCATGCGCTGGGCACGACGCATTGAGCGGCGTATCAGCTCTCACCGCCTGCAAACCCAGTTATTCCTGTTGATTCTGGCTGCCGTGATCGCCGGTCTGATTCCTATGCTCTACAGCGGCCTGAGCTGGGGTGACCGTCCGAAAATACCGGGCTCGATCGTGTTCGTGACGCTCTGGCTGCTTGCCATAGCCTGCGCCCTGGGCGCCGCCTGGCAAGCCAAATACCACCGGCTAGCAGCCCTGACGATGGTCAGCGTATGCGGCTTGATGACCTGCGTGACCTTCGTCTGGTTCTCCGCACCTGACCTGGCACTGACCCAGCTGGTGGTAGAAGTGGTCACCACGGTCCTTATCCTGCTCGGGTTGCGCTGGTTGCCGCGGCGGATAGAAGAAGTCTCGCCATTACCGGGGACATTGCGCAAAGCGCAGATCCGCCGCTTGCGTGACTTGCTGCTGTCAGCCGCAGTCGGCGGCGGCATGGCGCTGCTGTCCTATGCGATGCTCACCCGCCAGACCCCGAACGACACCTCATCTTTCTACCTGAGTCGTGCCCTGCCCGATGGCGGCGGGAGCAATGTGGTGAATGTGATGCTGGTGGACTTCCGGGGTTTCGATACCCTGGGTGAAATCACCGTACTGGCCGCCGTGGCACTCACCGTCTTTGCCCTGCTGCGCCGTTTCCGCCCGCCCAAAGAAAGCATGCAACTGCCTTCCCAGCAGCGCCTGCTGGCCAAAGACGTTATGACCGACCTGGTCAACCCGCGCAGCGCCAGCGACACGGCCCTGGGCTTCATGATGGTGCCCGCGGTGCTGGTGCGCCTGCTGTTGCCGATTGCCTTTGTAGTGTCGATGTACCTGTTCATGCGCGGCCATAACCAGCCGGGCGGCGGCTTTGTTGCCGGCTTGGTGATGTCGGTGGCGTTCATCCTGCAATACATGGTGGCTGGCACCCAGTGGGTCGAAGCGCAGATGAGCCTGCGGCCACTGCGCTGGATGGGCACCGGCCTGTTGTGCGCCACCCTCACCGGGCTCGGCGCGATTCCTCTGGGCTACCCGTTCCTGACCACCCACACGGCGCACTTCAGCTTGCCGCTGCTGGGTGACATCCATGTTGCCAGCGCCCTGTTCTTCGATATTGGCGTGTATGCCGTAGTGGTCGGCGCCACGTTGCTGATCCTCACGGCACTGGCTCACCAGTCGGTACGCGCCCATCGCCCGAGCAATCAGTCTGCCTCTCAACCCGCCACCCAACCCAAGACGGGAGCCGCCTGA
- a CDS encoding energy transducer TonB, producing the protein MIGALSEARGNGQALLVTVVLHSAVIAFLVLGWSQQQALPEPAPSMLKTRLVMLPAEPLAAPPAPVAPAAPQPVAQAEPQVVIPAPVPPPIQARKLEQAALARKRVEEKKQAQLEQQHIARQRVEQAETQRLQALADAAAQQARVAADNARLARQSAAAGAADVRQYLPISKQAPDYPQRALDKGIQGDCTVEYSVTPQGTVDNPKVVGNCHPAFIRPSLVAAATFRYQPRVIDGQAVTVPGVRNTFHYKIQ; encoded by the coding sequence ATGATCGGCGCGCTGAGCGAAGCAAGGGGCAATGGCCAGGCGCTGCTGGTGACGGTTGTATTGCACAGTGCCGTAATTGCCTTTTTGGTGCTGGGCTGGAGCCAGCAGCAGGCACTGCCGGAGCCAGCACCGTCGATGCTCAAAACCCGGCTGGTGATGCTGCCGGCCGAGCCATTGGCAGCGCCTCCTGCACCTGTTGCACCTGCGGCGCCGCAACCGGTGGCGCAGGCCGAACCGCAGGTCGTAATACCTGCGCCAGTGCCGCCGCCGATTCAGGCGCGCAAACTGGAGCAGGCCGCGCTGGCGCGCAAGCGTGTCGAGGAGAAAAAACAGGCGCAGCTCGAGCAACAACACATCGCTCGCCAGCGCGTGGAGCAAGCCGAGACTCAGCGCCTGCAAGCCCTGGCCGACGCGGCAGCGCAACAGGCCCGGGTGGCGGCCGATAATGCCAGGCTGGCCCGGCAGTCGGCGGCGGCTGGCGCTGCGGATGTACGCCAGTATTTACCCATCAGCAAACAAGCCCCCGACTACCCGCAGCGGGCGCTGGACAAAGGCATACAAGGCGATTGCACCGTGGAGTATTCGGTGACCCCGCAGGGCACGGTCGACAATCCCAAAGTGGTGGGCAACTGCCACCCGGCGTTTATCCGGCCGTCATTGGTTGCGGCTGCCACCTTCCGGTATCAGCCAAGGGTCATTGATGGCCAGGCGGTCACAGTGCCGGGGGTACGCAACACCTTTCACTACAAGATTCAGTAA
- a CDS encoding DASS family sodium-coupled anion symporter, with amino-acid sequence MNAPATTPEPATAKAKLPIGLVIAVLVMIGILLLPLPADLPVAGHRMLAILAFAVVVWITEAVSYEASAIMITSLMAFLIGMAPTLQDPSKLYGTSAGITMALTGFSNAALALVAGALFIAAAMTHTGLDRRIALVTLSRIGTSTRRILLGAIAVTILLSLVVPSATARSACVVPIMMGVIMAFGVDKRSNIAAGIMIVVAQGTSIWNVGIQTAAAQNLLTVGFMDKMLGERVNWLDWLIAGAPWAIIMSAVLLFVVLKMLPPESDSIPGGKEAVEKSLAELGPMTGPQKRLMAVSVALLLAWATEGKLHSFDTTSTTYAGLVFLLLPRFGVMTWKDVQSRIPWGTVIVFGVGISLGTALLTTQAGQWLGAQVVNNTGLDQVGPLGIFAILGAFLILIHLGFASATALTSALLPILIAVLQTLPGEFNRLGMTMLLGFVVSYGFILPINAPQNMVCLGTQTFTAKQFAKVGLIVTAVGYLLMLLFGATYWSWLGWM; translated from the coding sequence ATGAATGCGCCTGCAACCACCCCGGAGCCTGCAACGGCCAAAGCAAAACTCCCCATAGGCCTGGTGATTGCGGTCCTGGTGATGATCGGTATCTTGCTGCTGCCATTACCTGCCGATCTACCGGTCGCCGGCCACCGCATGCTGGCGATACTGGCGTTTGCCGTGGTGGTGTGGATCACTGAAGCGGTGTCCTATGAAGCCAGTGCCATCATGATCACGTCGCTGATGGCGTTCCTGATCGGCATGGCGCCCACCCTGCAAGATCCGTCGAAGCTGTACGGCACCTCTGCCGGCATCACCATGGCCCTGACCGGTTTCTCCAATGCCGCGCTGGCGCTGGTGGCCGGTGCGCTGTTTATCGCGGCGGCCATGACCCATACCGGGCTGGATCGACGCATTGCCCTGGTCACTCTGTCACGCATTGGCACCAGCACCCGGCGCATCCTGCTGGGGGCGATTGCGGTCACCATCCTGCTCAGTCTGGTGGTACCCAGCGCCACGGCCCGCAGTGCTTGTGTGGTGCCGATCATGATGGGGGTGATCATGGCGTTTGGCGTGGACAAGCGCTCGAACATCGCAGCAGGCATCATGATTGTCGTGGCTCAGGGCACCAGTATCTGGAACGTCGGGATTCAAACCGCAGCCGCGCAGAACCTGCTGACTGTGGGCTTTATGGACAAGATGCTGGGTGAGCGCGTGAACTGGCTCGACTGGCTGATTGCCGGGGCGCCCTGGGCCATCATCATGTCGGCGGTATTGCTGTTTGTGGTGCTCAAGATGCTGCCCCCCGAGAGCGACAGCATCCCCGGCGGCAAGGAAGCCGTCGAGAAGTCACTGGCCGAACTGGGGCCGATGACCGGGCCACAGAAACGCCTGATGGCGGTCTCTGTGGCGTTGCTGCTGGCCTGGGCCACCGAAGGCAAACTGCACAGTTTTGACACCACCTCGACGACCTACGCCGGGCTGGTGTTTTTGTTGTTGCCGCGTTTTGGGGTGATGACCTGGAAAGACGTGCAGTCGAGAATTCCGTGGGGCACGGTGATTGTGTTCGGCGTCGGTATCAGCCTGGGCACTGCCTTGCTCACCACGCAGGCCGGGCAATGGCTGGGCGCGCAGGTGGTGAACAACACCGGTCTGGATCAAGTCGGTCCGTTGGGGATCTTTGCGATTCTGGGGGCGTTCCTGATTTTGATTCACCTGGGGTTTGCCAGTGCGACGGCGTTGACCTCGGCCTTGCTGCCGATTCTGATTGCGGTGCTGCAAACCTTGCCGGGTGAATTCAACCGCTTGGGCATGACCATGCTCCTGGGCTTTGTGGTCAGCTACGGGTTTATCCTGCCGATCAACGCTCCGCAAAACATGGTGTGCCTGGGCACGCAAACCTTCACCGCCAAACAATTCGCCAAGGTCGGTTTGATCGTCACTGCGGTGGGTTATTTGCTGATGCTGCTGTTTGGCGCCACCTACTGGAGCTGGCTGGGCTGGATGTAA
- a CDS encoding monovalent cation/H+ antiporter subunit D — protein sequence MNLMPHLIVAPILLPLLTAACMLLLGEKRRPLKARINLISTFLGLGISVLLLLWTQQQAAPAAIGVYLPSNWQVPFGIALVVDRLSALMLVLTGIIASCALLFAMARWDRAGASFHALFQIQLMGLYGAFLTADLFNLFVFFEVLLAASYGLMLHGSGKARVSAGLHYISINLLASSLFLIGAALIYGVTGTLNMADLALKIPLVPEADRGLLHAGAAVLAIAFLAKAGMWPLNFWLVPAYSAASAPVAALFAIMTKVGIYTVLRLWTLLFSGQAGASAYFASDWLIYGGMATITCAAIAILAAQRLERLASLSILVSAGILLSAVGFAQPNLTAAALFYLVSSSLALCALFLLSELIERSRSSNEMMLEDDVGQLPGLMESLNPPRGTNLDDEQKAVVGQIIPWTMAFLGLSFIACALLIIGMPPLSGFIGKLSLLNALLNPMGLGNAADAPVSTAAWGLFALLIFSGLASLIAFARMGIQRFWTPLERPSPLLRRFEYLPIVLLIGLCIGLTFKAEPVLRYTQAAADTLNNPERYVMAVIGTRPVPSPEAKAAMREVQP from the coding sequence ATGAATTTGATGCCGCATCTGATCGTCGCGCCCATTCTGTTACCGCTGCTGACCGCAGCCTGCATGCTGTTGCTGGGAGAAAAGCGCCGCCCGCTCAAAGCCCGGATCAATCTGATCTCGACTTTTTTGGGCCTGGGGATTTCCGTGCTGTTGCTACTCTGGACCCAACAGCAAGCGGCGCCGGCAGCGATTGGCGTGTATCTGCCAAGCAACTGGCAGGTTCCATTCGGGATCGCGCTGGTAGTTGATCGCCTGTCGGCCCTGATGCTGGTGCTGACCGGCATCATCGCCAGCTGCGCGCTGCTGTTCGCCATGGCCCGCTGGGACCGTGCCGGTGCCAGCTTCCACGCGTTATTCCAGATCCAGCTAATGGGTTTGTACGGCGCCTTCCTGACCGCAGACCTGTTCAATCTGTTCGTGTTTTTCGAAGTTTTGCTGGCCGCCTCTTACGGGCTGATGCTCCATGGTTCCGGCAAAGCGCGGGTATCTGCAGGCCTGCATTACATCTCGATCAACCTGCTGGCATCGTCCTTGTTCCTGATCGGTGCAGCGCTGATCTATGGCGTCACCGGCACCCTGAACATGGCCGATCTGGCCCTGAAAATCCCCTTGGTACCCGAGGCCGACCGTGGCTTGCTGCATGCGGGCGCCGCCGTCCTGGCCATTGCCTTTCTGGCCAAGGCCGGCATGTGGCCGCTGAACTTCTGGCTGGTTCCGGCCTACTCGGCAGCCAGCGCCCCGGTCGCCGCCCTGTTCGCGATCATGACCAAAGTCGGCATTTACACGGTGCTGCGCCTGTGGACCCTGCTGTTTTCCGGTCAGGCCGGCGCTTCGGCCTACTTTGCCAGTGACTGGCTGATCTACGGCGGCATGGCGACCATCACCTGTGCTGCCATTGCCATCCTGGCCGCCCAGCGCCTTGAGCGCCTGGCCAGCCTGAGTATCCTGGTCTCTGCCGGCATCCTGTTGTCTGCCGTCGGTTTCGCCCAGCCCAACCTGACCGCTGCCGCGCTGTTCTATCTGGTCAGCTCCTCGCTCGCCCTGTGTGCACTGTTCCTGCTGTCCGAGTTGATCGAGCGCTCGCGCTCATCCAACGAAATGATGCTGGAAGACGATGTGGGGCAGTTGCCAGGCTTGATGGAGTCTTTGAATCCGCCACGGGGCACCAATCTCGACGACGAGCAAAAAGCGGTAGTGGGGCAAATCATTCCCTGGACCATGGCCTTCCTGGGCCTGAGCTTTATTGCTTGCGCCCTGCTGATTATCGGTATGCCGCCGCTGTCCGGGTTTATTGGCAAGCTCAGTTTGCTCAATGCCCTGCTCAACCCCATGGGGCTGGGCAATGCCGCTGATGCGCCAGTTTCGACGGCTGCCTGGGGCCTGTTTGCGCTGTTGATCTTCTCGGGGCTCGCGTCCCTGATCGCCTTCGCACGAATGGGCATCCAGCGTTTCTGGACCCCCTTAGAACGCCCGTCCCCGCTGTTGCGCCGCTTCGAATACCTGCCCATAGTGTTGCTGATCGGGCTGTGCATAGGGTTGACGTTCAAGGCCGAGCCCGTACTGCGTTATACCCAGGCCGCCGCCGACACCCTGAACAATCCCGAGCGTTACGTGATGGCCGTGATTGGCACCCGCCCGGTGCCTAGCCCTGAAGCCAAGGCTGCCATGCGGGAGGTACAACCATGA
- a CDS encoding Na+/H+ antiporter subunit G: MNSISELSLWIEIPVAVLLVLSSLFALCGAIGLLRLKDFFQRMHPPALASTLGAWCVALASILYFSALKSSPVLHAWLIPILLAITVPVTTLLLARTSLFRKRIAGEDVPPEVSSGGRSEGGN; the protein is encoded by the coding sequence ATGAATTCAATCAGCGAGTTATCGCTCTGGATTGAAATACCGGTGGCAGTGCTGCTGGTGCTGAGCAGCCTGTTTGCCTTGTGCGGTGCTATCGGGTTGTTGCGCCTGAAGGACTTTTTTCAACGCATGCACCCACCCGCACTGGCTTCAACCCTTGGCGCCTGGTGCGTGGCCCTGGCGTCGATCCTGTACTTCTCGGCACTTAAATCGTCACCGGTGCTGCACGCCTGGCTGATCCCGATCTTGCTGGCGATTACCGTCCCGGTCACCACTTTGTTGCTGGCTCGTACTTCCCTGTTCCGCAAGCGCATTGCCGGCGAAGATGTACCGCCCGAAGTCAGCAGCGGCGGACGCAGCGAAGGCGGAAACTAA